One genomic region from Gossypium hirsutum isolate 1008001.06 chromosome D13, Gossypium_hirsutum_v2.1, whole genome shotgun sequence encodes:
- the LOC107937190 gene encoding transcriptional corepressor LEUNIG isoform X1 — protein MSQTNWEADKMLDVYIHDYLVKRDLKASAQAFQAEGKVSSDPVAIDAPGGFLFEWWSVFWDIFIARTNEKHSEVAASYIETQLIKAREQQQQQQQPQQPQHQQQQQQQQLQMQQLLLQRHAQQQQQQQQQQQQQQQQQQQQQQQQQQQQQQQQQQQQQQQQQQQQQQQQQQQQQQQQPPQQSQQAQQPQQRRDGSHLLNGNTNGLVGNDSLIRQPAGTANAMATKMYEERLKLPHQRDSLDDAAMKQRYGDNVGQLLDPNHASILKPAAATGPTSGQVLHGTAGGMSPQVQARSQQLPGTTPDIKSEMNPVLNPRAAGPDGSLMGIPGSNQGGNNLTLKGWPLTGLDQLRGGILQPQKSFMQAPQPFHQLQMLTPQHQQQLMLAQQNLTSPSGSDDNRRLRMLLNNNRTMGLGKDGLSNSVGDVVPNVSPLQAGSPLMPRGDTEMLMKLKLAQLHQQQQQLQQQQQQNSNSQQQQLQQHALSNQQSQSSNPSLHQQDKVGGGGSVTVDGSMSNSFRGNDQVSKNQNGRKRKQPVSSSGPANSSGTANTAGPSPSSAPSTPSTHTPGDVISMPAMPHSGSSSKPLMMFGAEGAGTLASPSNQLWDDKDLELQAEMDRFVEDGSLDDNVESFLSHDDTDPRDAVGRCMDVTKGFTFMEVNSVRASSSKVTCCHFSSDGKLLATGGHDKKAVLWYTDTLKPKSTLEEHSCLITDVRFSPSMSRLATSSFDKTVRVWDADSPGYSLRTFMGHSGNVMSLDFHPTKDDLICSCDGDGEIRYWSINNGNCARAFKGGTAPGTAQLRFQPRLGKYLAAAAENVVSILDTETQTCWHSLQQGHTKLIHSVCWDPSGELLASVSEDSVRVWSFASGSEGECVHELSCNGNKFHSCVFHPSFQSLLVIGCYQSLELWNMSENKTMTLSAHEGLIAALAVSPVTRLVSSASHDKFVKLWK, from the exons ATGTCTCAAACCAACTGGGAAGCTGATAAAAT GTTAGATGTGTATATCCATGATTATTTAGTAAAGAGGGATTTAAAGGCTTCAGCTCAGGCTTTTCAAGCTGAAGGGAAAGTATCATCAGATCCTGTAG CTATCGATGCACCTGGAGGTTTTCTCTTTGAATGGTGGTCTGTTTTTTGGGATATATTCATTGCCAGGACTAATGAGAAGCATTCAGAGGTTGCTGCATCTTATATTGAG ACTCAATTGATTAAAGCACGGGAGCAGCAGCAACAGCAGCAGCAACCTCAACAGCCTCAACATCAACAgcaacagcagcagcaacaacTGCAGATGCAACAGCTTTTATTGCAGAGGCATGCccaacaacaacaacagcagcaacaacagcagcaacaacagcagcagcaacagcagcagcaacagcaacagcaacagcagcaacagcaacagcaacagcaacagcaacagcaacaacaacaacaacagcaacAGCAACAACAGCAGCAACAACAGCAACAGCAGCAGCAGCCACCACAGCAGTCCCAGCAGGCACAACAGCCTCAGCAACGAAGGGACGGGTCTCATCTCCTAAATGGCAATACAAATGGACTTGTTGGAAATGACTCTCTCATACGTCAGCCTGCTGGAACTGCTAATGCCATGGCGACTAAGATGTATGAGGAAAGACTAAAATTGCCACATCAAAGGGATTCTTTGGATGATGCAGCTATGAAG CAAAGGTATGGTGACAATGTCGGCCAGCTCTTGGATCCAAATCATGCCTCGATATTGAAGCCTGCAGCTGCAACTGGTCCGACTTCCGG gcAAGTATTGCATGGTACAGCTGGTGGAATGTCTCCGCAAGTTCAAGCTCGGAGTCAGCAATTGCCAGGAACAACACCG GATATAAAGAGTGAGATGAATCCAGTATTGAATCCTAGAGCTGCTGGTCCCGATGGATCTTTAATGGGAATTCCAG GGTCAAATCAAGGTGGTAATAATTTAACTTTGAAAGGATGGCCATTAACA GGACTGGACCAACTGCGCGGTGGGATCCTTCAGCCGCAAAAGTCTTTTATGCAAGCTCCTCAGCCCTTTCATCAACTTCAGATGTTGACACCACAGCACCAGCAGCAACTCATGCTTGCTCAGCAGAATCTGACATCACCATCTGGCAGTGATGATAATAGAAGATTGAGAATGCTATTGAATAATAATCGGACCATGGGCCTCGGAAAGGATGGCCTTTCTAATTCTGTTGGTGATGTGGTTCCAAATGTATCACCTTTGCAGGCTGGCAGTCCTCTCATGCCTCGGGGAGATACAGAAATGCTAATGAAG TTAAAATTAGCTCAGTTGCATCAACAGCAGCAGCAACTGCAACAGCAACAGCAACAGAACAGTAACTCACAGCAACAACAGCTTCAGCAGCATGCACTTTCGAATCAACAGTCACAGAGTTCTAATCCAAGTTTACATCAACAAGATAAAGTTGGTGGAGGTGGAAGTGTCACTGTGGATGGGAGTATGTCAAACTCATTTCGAGGGAATGATCAG GTTTCAAAAAACCAGAatggaagaaagagaaaacaGCCAGTGTCTTCTTCAGGCCCTGCCAATAGCTCTGGGACAGCAAACACAGCTGGACCTTCGCCTAGTTCTGCACCTTCAACGCCATCAACACACACTCCTGGAGATGTGATTTCAATGCCTGCGATGCCTCATAGTGGCAGTTCTTCCAAGCCTTTGATGATGTTTGGTGCTGAGGGTGCTGGTACACTTGCATCACCTTCAAATCAATTG TGGGATGATAAAGATCTTGAATTGCAGGCTGAAATGGATCGATTTGTGGAGGATGGATCTCTTGATGATAATGTTGAGTCTTTTTTATCCCATGATGATACGGATCCTAGAGATGCTGTTGGCCGATGTATGGATGTAACTAAAG GTTTCACATTTATGGAAGTAAATTCTGTTCGAGCAAGCAGTAGCAAAGTTACTTGCTGCCATTTCTCGTCAGACGGAAAGTTACTAGCTACTGGTGGCCATGATAAAAAG GCTGTATTATGGTACACGGACACTTTGAAGCCGAAGTCTACGCTTGAAGAACATTCATGTTTGATTACTGATGTTCGTTTCAGTCCAAGCATGTCACGCCTTGCAACATCTTCATTTGACAAAACTGTCAGAGTTTGGGATGCCGACAGT CCTGGTTATTCGCTTCGTACATTTATGGGACATTCTGGTAACGTTATGTCACTTGACTTCCATCCAACTAAGGATGATCTTATCTGCTCTTGTGATGGTGATGGTGAAATACGATACTGGAGTATCAACAACGGGAACTGTGCAAGAGCTTTCAAG GGTGGTACGGCCCCTGGTACAGCCCAATTGAGATTTCAACCTCGCCTCGGAAAATATCTTGCAGCAGCTGCTGAGAATGTTGTATCTATACTGGACACCGAGACTCAAACTTGCTGGCACTCTTTACAG CAGGGACATACTAAACTGATCCATTCCGTATGCTGGGACCCTTCGGGTGAGCTTCTAGCATCCGTTAGTGAGGACTCTGTTCGAGTTTGGTCCTTTGCGTCAGGCAGTGAAGGGGAATGTGTTCACGAATTGAGCTGTAATGGCAACAAGTTCCACTCTTGTGTTTTCCATCCTTCGTTTCAATCACTGCTCGTTATTGGCTGTTACCAG TCTTTGGAGCTATGGAATATGTCGGAGAATAAGACCATGACATTGTCGGCTCATGAAGGACTCATTGCTGCATTGGCTGTATCACCAGTGACAAGGTTGGTTTCTTCCGCAAGTCATGACAAGTTCGTTAAACTGTGGAAGTGA
- the LOC107937190 gene encoding transcriptional corepressor LEUNIG isoform X8, translated as MSQTNWEADKMLDVYIHDYLVKRDLKASAQAFQAEGKVSSDPVAIDAPGGFLFEWWSVFWDIFIARTNEKHSEVAASYIETQLIKAREQQQQQQQPQQPQHQQQQQQQQLQMQQLLLQRHAQQQQQQQQQQQQQQQQQQQQQQQQQQQQQQQQQQQQQQQQQQQQQQQQQQQQQQQQPPQQSQQAQQPQQRRDGSHLLNGNTNGLVGNDSLIRQPAGTANAMATKMYEERLKLPHQRDSLDDAAMKQRYGDNVGQLLDPNHASILKPAAATGPTSGQVLHGTAGGMSPQVQARSQQLPGTTPDIKSEMNPVLNPRAAGPDGSLMGIPGSNQGGNNLTLKGWPLTGLDQLRGGILQPQKSFMQAPQPFHQLQMLTPQHQQQLMLAQQNLTSPSGSDDNRRLRMLLNNNRTMGLGKDGLSNSVGDVVPNVSPLQAGSPLMPRGDTEMLMKLKLAQLHQQQQQLQQQQQQNSNSQQQQLQQHALSNQQSQSSNPSLHQQDKVGGGGSVTVDGSMSNSFRGNDQNGRKRKQPVSSSGPANSSGTANTAGPSPSSAPSTPSTHTPGDVISMPAMPHSGSSSKPLMMFGAEGAGTLASPSNQLAEMDRFVEDGSLDDNVESFLSHDDTDPRDAVGRCMDVTKGFTFMEVNSVRASSSKVTCCHFSSDGKLLATGGHDKKAVLWYTDTLKPKSTLEEHSCLITDVRFSPSMSRLATSSFDKTVRVWDADSPGYSLRTFMGHSGNVMSLDFHPTKDDLICSCDGDGEIRYWSINNGNCARAFKGGTAPGTAQLRFQPRLGKYLAAAAENVVSILDTETQTCWHSLQGHTKLIHSVCWDPSGELLASVSEDSVRVWSFASGSEGECVHELSCNGNKFHSCVFHPSFQSLLVIGCYQSLELWNMSENKTMTLSAHEGLIAALAVSPVTRLVSSASHDKFVKLWK; from the exons ATGTCTCAAACCAACTGGGAAGCTGATAAAAT GTTAGATGTGTATATCCATGATTATTTAGTAAAGAGGGATTTAAAGGCTTCAGCTCAGGCTTTTCAAGCTGAAGGGAAAGTATCATCAGATCCTGTAG CTATCGATGCACCTGGAGGTTTTCTCTTTGAATGGTGGTCTGTTTTTTGGGATATATTCATTGCCAGGACTAATGAGAAGCATTCAGAGGTTGCTGCATCTTATATTGAG ACTCAATTGATTAAAGCACGGGAGCAGCAGCAACAGCAGCAGCAACCTCAACAGCCTCAACATCAACAgcaacagcagcagcaacaacTGCAGATGCAACAGCTTTTATTGCAGAGGCATGCccaacaacaacaacagcagcaacaacagcagcaacaacagcagcagcaacagcagcagcaacagcaacagcaacagcagcaacagcaacagcaacagcaacagcaacagcaacaacaacaacaacagcaacAGCAACAACAGCAGCAACAACAGCAACAGCAGCAGCAGCCACCACAGCAGTCCCAGCAGGCACAACAGCCTCAGCAACGAAGGGACGGGTCTCATCTCCTAAATGGCAATACAAATGGACTTGTTGGAAATGACTCTCTCATACGTCAGCCTGCTGGAACTGCTAATGCCATGGCGACTAAGATGTATGAGGAAAGACTAAAATTGCCACATCAAAGGGATTCTTTGGATGATGCAGCTATGAAG CAAAGGTATGGTGACAATGTCGGCCAGCTCTTGGATCCAAATCATGCCTCGATATTGAAGCCTGCAGCTGCAACTGGTCCGACTTCCGG gcAAGTATTGCATGGTACAGCTGGTGGAATGTCTCCGCAAGTTCAAGCTCGGAGTCAGCAATTGCCAGGAACAACACCG GATATAAAGAGTGAGATGAATCCAGTATTGAATCCTAGAGCTGCTGGTCCCGATGGATCTTTAATGGGAATTCCAG GGTCAAATCAAGGTGGTAATAATTTAACTTTGAAAGGATGGCCATTAACA GGACTGGACCAACTGCGCGGTGGGATCCTTCAGCCGCAAAAGTCTTTTATGCAAGCTCCTCAGCCCTTTCATCAACTTCAGATGTTGACACCACAGCACCAGCAGCAACTCATGCTTGCTCAGCAGAATCTGACATCACCATCTGGCAGTGATGATAATAGAAGATTGAGAATGCTATTGAATAATAATCGGACCATGGGCCTCGGAAAGGATGGCCTTTCTAATTCTGTTGGTGATGTGGTTCCAAATGTATCACCTTTGCAGGCTGGCAGTCCTCTCATGCCTCGGGGAGATACAGAAATGCTAATGAAG TTAAAATTAGCTCAGTTGCATCAACAGCAGCAGCAACTGCAACAGCAACAGCAACAGAACAGTAACTCACAGCAACAACAGCTTCAGCAGCATGCACTTTCGAATCAACAGTCACAGAGTTCTAATCCAAGTTTACATCAACAAGATAAAGTTGGTGGAGGTGGAAGTGTCACTGTGGATGGGAGTATGTCAAACTCATTTCGAGGGAATGATCAG AatggaagaaagagaaaacaGCCAGTGTCTTCTTCAGGCCCTGCCAATAGCTCTGGGACAGCAAACACAGCTGGACCTTCGCCTAGTTCTGCACCTTCAACGCCATCAACACACACTCCTGGAGATGTGATTTCAATGCCTGCGATGCCTCATAGTGGCAGTTCTTCCAAGCCTTTGATGATGTTTGGTGCTGAGGGTGCTGGTACACTTGCATCACCTTCAAATCAATTG GCTGAAATGGATCGATTTGTGGAGGATGGATCTCTTGATGATAATGTTGAGTCTTTTTTATCCCATGATGATACGGATCCTAGAGATGCTGTTGGCCGATGTATGGATGTAACTAAAG GTTTCACATTTATGGAAGTAAATTCTGTTCGAGCAAGCAGTAGCAAAGTTACTTGCTGCCATTTCTCGTCAGACGGAAAGTTACTAGCTACTGGTGGCCATGATAAAAAG GCTGTATTATGGTACACGGACACTTTGAAGCCGAAGTCTACGCTTGAAGAACATTCATGTTTGATTACTGATGTTCGTTTCAGTCCAAGCATGTCACGCCTTGCAACATCTTCATTTGACAAAACTGTCAGAGTTTGGGATGCCGACAGT CCTGGTTATTCGCTTCGTACATTTATGGGACATTCTGGTAACGTTATGTCACTTGACTTCCATCCAACTAAGGATGATCTTATCTGCTCTTGTGATGGTGATGGTGAAATACGATACTGGAGTATCAACAACGGGAACTGTGCAAGAGCTTTCAAG GGTGGTACGGCCCCTGGTACAGCCCAATTGAGATTTCAACCTCGCCTCGGAAAATATCTTGCAGCAGCTGCTGAGAATGTTGTATCTATACTGGACACCGAGACTCAAACTTGCTGGCACTCTTTACAG GGACATACTAAACTGATCCATTCCGTATGCTGGGACCCTTCGGGTGAGCTTCTAGCATCCGTTAGTGAGGACTCTGTTCGAGTTTGGTCCTTTGCGTCAGGCAGTGAAGGGGAATGTGTTCACGAATTGAGCTGTAATGGCAACAAGTTCCACTCTTGTGTTTTCCATCCTTCGTTTCAATCACTGCTCGTTATTGGCTGTTACCAG TCTTTGGAGCTATGGAATATGTCGGAGAATAAGACCATGACATTGTCGGCTCATGAAGGACTCATTGCTGCATTGGCTGTATCACCAGTGACAAGGTTGGTTTCTTCCGCAAGTCATGACAAGTTCGTTAAACTGTGGAAGTGA
- the LOC107937190 gene encoding transcriptional corepressor LEUNIG isoform X7 has product MSQTNWEADKMLDVYIHDYLVKRDLKASAQAFQAEGKVSSDPVAIDAPGGFLFEWWSVFWDIFIARTNEKHSEVAASYIETQLIKAREQQQQQQQPQQPQHQQQQQQQQLQMQQLLLQRHAQQQQQQQQQQQQQQQQQQQQQQQQQQQQQQQQQQQQQQQQQQQQQQQQQQQQQQQQPPQQSQQAQQPQQRRDGSHLLNGNTNGLVGNDSLIRQPAGTANAMATKMYEERLKLPHQRDSLDDAAMKQRYGDNVGQLLDPNHASILKPAAATGPTSGQVLHGTAGGMSPQVQARSQQLPGTTPDIKSEMNPVLNPRAAGPDGSLMGIPGSNQGGNNLTLKGWPLTGLDQLRGGILQPQKSFMQAPQPFHQLQMLTPQHQQQLMLAQQNLTSPSGSDDNRRLRMLLNNNRTMGLGKDGLSNSVGDVVPNVSPLQAGSPLMPRGDTEMLMKLKLAQLHQQQQQLQQQQQQNSNSQQQQLQQHALSNQQSQSSNPSLHQQDKVGGGGSVTVDGSMSNSFRGNDQNGRKRKQPVSSSGPANSSGTANTAGPSPSSAPSTPSTHTPGDVISMPAMPHSGSSSKPLMMFGAEGAGTLASPSNQLAEMDRFVEDGSLDDNVESFLSHDDTDPRDAVGRCMDVTKGFTFMEVNSVRASSSKVTCCHFSSDGKLLATGGHDKKAVLWYTDTLKPKSTLEEHSCLITDVRFSPSMSRLATSSFDKTVRVWDADSPGYSLRTFMGHSGNVMSLDFHPTKDDLICSCDGDGEIRYWSINNGNCARAFKGGTAPGTAQLRFQPRLGKYLAAAAENVVSILDTETQTCWHSLQQGHTKLIHSVCWDPSGELLASVSEDSVRVWSFASGSEGECVHELSCNGNKFHSCVFHPSFQSLLVIGCYQSLELWNMSENKTMTLSAHEGLIAALAVSPVTRLVSSASHDKFVKLWK; this is encoded by the exons ATGTCTCAAACCAACTGGGAAGCTGATAAAAT GTTAGATGTGTATATCCATGATTATTTAGTAAAGAGGGATTTAAAGGCTTCAGCTCAGGCTTTTCAAGCTGAAGGGAAAGTATCATCAGATCCTGTAG CTATCGATGCACCTGGAGGTTTTCTCTTTGAATGGTGGTCTGTTTTTTGGGATATATTCATTGCCAGGACTAATGAGAAGCATTCAGAGGTTGCTGCATCTTATATTGAG ACTCAATTGATTAAAGCACGGGAGCAGCAGCAACAGCAGCAGCAACCTCAACAGCCTCAACATCAACAgcaacagcagcagcaacaacTGCAGATGCAACAGCTTTTATTGCAGAGGCATGCccaacaacaacaacagcagcaacaacagcagcaacaacagcagcagcaacagcagcagcaacagcaacagcaacagcagcaacagcaacagcaacagcaacagcaacagcaacaacaacaacaacagcaacAGCAACAACAGCAGCAACAACAGCAACAGCAGCAGCAGCCACCACAGCAGTCCCAGCAGGCACAACAGCCTCAGCAACGAAGGGACGGGTCTCATCTCCTAAATGGCAATACAAATGGACTTGTTGGAAATGACTCTCTCATACGTCAGCCTGCTGGAACTGCTAATGCCATGGCGACTAAGATGTATGAGGAAAGACTAAAATTGCCACATCAAAGGGATTCTTTGGATGATGCAGCTATGAAG CAAAGGTATGGTGACAATGTCGGCCAGCTCTTGGATCCAAATCATGCCTCGATATTGAAGCCTGCAGCTGCAACTGGTCCGACTTCCGG gcAAGTATTGCATGGTACAGCTGGTGGAATGTCTCCGCAAGTTCAAGCTCGGAGTCAGCAATTGCCAGGAACAACACCG GATATAAAGAGTGAGATGAATCCAGTATTGAATCCTAGAGCTGCTGGTCCCGATGGATCTTTAATGGGAATTCCAG GGTCAAATCAAGGTGGTAATAATTTAACTTTGAAAGGATGGCCATTAACA GGACTGGACCAACTGCGCGGTGGGATCCTTCAGCCGCAAAAGTCTTTTATGCAAGCTCCTCAGCCCTTTCATCAACTTCAGATGTTGACACCACAGCACCAGCAGCAACTCATGCTTGCTCAGCAGAATCTGACATCACCATCTGGCAGTGATGATAATAGAAGATTGAGAATGCTATTGAATAATAATCGGACCATGGGCCTCGGAAAGGATGGCCTTTCTAATTCTGTTGGTGATGTGGTTCCAAATGTATCACCTTTGCAGGCTGGCAGTCCTCTCATGCCTCGGGGAGATACAGAAATGCTAATGAAG TTAAAATTAGCTCAGTTGCATCAACAGCAGCAGCAACTGCAACAGCAACAGCAACAGAACAGTAACTCACAGCAACAACAGCTTCAGCAGCATGCACTTTCGAATCAACAGTCACAGAGTTCTAATCCAAGTTTACATCAACAAGATAAAGTTGGTGGAGGTGGAAGTGTCACTGTGGATGGGAGTATGTCAAACTCATTTCGAGGGAATGATCAG AatggaagaaagagaaaacaGCCAGTGTCTTCTTCAGGCCCTGCCAATAGCTCTGGGACAGCAAACACAGCTGGACCTTCGCCTAGTTCTGCACCTTCAACGCCATCAACACACACTCCTGGAGATGTGATTTCAATGCCTGCGATGCCTCATAGTGGCAGTTCTTCCAAGCCTTTGATGATGTTTGGTGCTGAGGGTGCTGGTACACTTGCATCACCTTCAAATCAATTG GCTGAAATGGATCGATTTGTGGAGGATGGATCTCTTGATGATAATGTTGAGTCTTTTTTATCCCATGATGATACGGATCCTAGAGATGCTGTTGGCCGATGTATGGATGTAACTAAAG GTTTCACATTTATGGAAGTAAATTCTGTTCGAGCAAGCAGTAGCAAAGTTACTTGCTGCCATTTCTCGTCAGACGGAAAGTTACTAGCTACTGGTGGCCATGATAAAAAG GCTGTATTATGGTACACGGACACTTTGAAGCCGAAGTCTACGCTTGAAGAACATTCATGTTTGATTACTGATGTTCGTTTCAGTCCAAGCATGTCACGCCTTGCAACATCTTCATTTGACAAAACTGTCAGAGTTTGGGATGCCGACAGT CCTGGTTATTCGCTTCGTACATTTATGGGACATTCTGGTAACGTTATGTCACTTGACTTCCATCCAACTAAGGATGATCTTATCTGCTCTTGTGATGGTGATGGTGAAATACGATACTGGAGTATCAACAACGGGAACTGTGCAAGAGCTTTCAAG GGTGGTACGGCCCCTGGTACAGCCCAATTGAGATTTCAACCTCGCCTCGGAAAATATCTTGCAGCAGCTGCTGAGAATGTTGTATCTATACTGGACACCGAGACTCAAACTTGCTGGCACTCTTTACAG CAGGGACATACTAAACTGATCCATTCCGTATGCTGGGACCCTTCGGGTGAGCTTCTAGCATCCGTTAGTGAGGACTCTGTTCGAGTTTGGTCCTTTGCGTCAGGCAGTGAAGGGGAATGTGTTCACGAATTGAGCTGTAATGGCAACAAGTTCCACTCTTGTGTTTTCCATCCTTCGTTTCAATCACTGCTCGTTATTGGCTGTTACCAG TCTTTGGAGCTATGGAATATGTCGGAGAATAAGACCATGACATTGTCGGCTCATGAAGGACTCATTGCTGCATTGGCTGTATCACCAGTGACAAGGTTGGTTTCTTCCGCAAGTCATGACAAGTTCGTTAAACTGTGGAAGTGA